The nucleotide sequence CCGGAGATCGGGGCCACCGCGGCCGCGATCGCGATCTTCGTGTTCTTCTTCGTACTGGCGCCGCCGTTCCGGTCCGTCGAGGCGCTGTCCACCGTCCTCTACTCGGCGTCCACGATCGGCATCGTGGCGCTCGGCGTGGCGCTGCTGATGATCGGCGGCGAGTTCGACCTGTCCTCCGGTGTCGCGGTGACCGCAGCGGCGCTGTCGTCGGCGATGATCAGTTTCCAGCTCTCGCTCAACGTCTGGGTGGGCGCGGCGGTCAGCCTGGTGATCGCGCTCGCGATCGGGTTCGTCAACGGCTGGCTGCTGGTCCGGACGAAACTGCCGAGCTTCCTGATCACCCTGTCCACCTTCTTCGTGCTGCAGGGTGTGAATCTCGGCGTCACCAAGCTGGTCACCGGTACCGTCGCCACCAGCAACATCTCCACCATGGACGGCTTCACCTCGGCCAAGGCGTTCTTCGCCGGTGACGTGCCGCTCGGCTTCATGACGGTGAAGATGTCGGTGATCTGGTGGCTGGTGTTCGTCGCGATCGCCTCCTGGCTGCTGCTGCGCACCCGCACCGGTAACTGGATCTTCGCGGTCGGTGGCAATCAGGACTCGGCCCGCGCGGTCGGTGTCCCGGTCGCCCGGGTCAAGATCGGGCTGTTCATGGGCGTCGCCCTGATGGCCTGGTTCCTCGGCCAGCACCTGCTGTTCAACTTCGCCACCGTGCAGGCCGGGCTCGGCGTCGGCAACGAGCTGATCTACATCGTCGCCGCGGTCGTCGGCGGGGCGCTGCTGACCGGTGGCTTCGGCTCCGCCGCGGGATCCGCACTCGGTGCGTTCATCTTCGGGATGACCACCCAGGGCATCGTCTACGCCGGATGGGACCCGAACTGGTTCAAGGCGTTCCTCGGCGTGATGCTGCTGCTCGCCGTCCTGGTCAACCTCTACGTCAAGACCTCCGCGACGCGGCGGAAGTGAAGGGACCCGAGATGACGACCGACACGTCCGACACGACCGGGACGAACGAGACGACCGAGCGGCGCTCCCCCGTGCCGCTGGTGCAGCTGAGCGGGGTCGGCAAGGCCTACGGCGCCATCCGGGCACTGGAGGGTGTGGATCTGACCGTGCACGCCGGTGAGGTGACCTGCGTACTGGGCGACAACGGAGCCGGTAAGTCCACCCTGATCAAGATCATCTCAGGGCTGCATCCGCATACCGAGGGCACCCTGTCCGTGCACGGCGAGCAGGTCCGGCTGAGCTCGCCCCGCCAGGCGCTCGATCTCGGGATCGCCACGGTCTACCAGGATCTCGCCGTGGTCTCGCTGATGGAGGTGTGGCGGAACTTCTTCCTCGGCTCCGAGCTGCGGAAGGGGCGGTATCCGCTGGCACCGCTGGACATCCCGAAGATGCGCGAGATCGCGGACACCGAGCTCGGGAAGATGGGCATCCACGTCAAGGACATCAACCAACCGATCGGGACGCTCTCCGGTGGGCAGCGGCAGTGCGTCGCGATCGCCAGGGCGGTCTACTTCGGGGCCCGGGTGCTGATCCTGGACGAGCCGACCGCCGCGCTCGGGGTCAAACAGTCCGGGGTGGTGCTCAAGTACACTGCCGCAGCCCGCGACGCCGGACTGGGCGTCGTGTTCATCACCCACAACCCGCACCACGCGAACCTGGTCGGTGACCGGTTCATGATCCTCAAACTCGGCCGCCAGGTGCTCGACCGCCGGCGTTCCGAGGTGTCCCTGGAGGAGCTGACCGCCGAGATGGCGGGTGGTCAGGAGCTGGCGGAACTCGCCCACGAGCTGAAGCGCTGACCCACCCGCTCCCCCGGCCCGGGGCCGCTCCGCCGAGGCGGCCCCGGGCCTTCCTACTGCACAATACTTTGTCTTGACATAACTACTAATTCCGCCGGAGACTCGGCGTGGGGCCGGTCGCGACACGGTCCGACGGACGCCTCGGCACCCACCTCGACACGATTGGAAAGCCATGAAGATCGGACTCATCGGACTCGGCAGGATCGGCGCGTTCCACGCGCAGACCCTGGCCGGCCTGGACGCCGTCGACGAGCTGATCGTCACCGACGCCCGCAGCGACGCCATCGCGGCGGTGGCCGCCGGGACCGGTGCCGTGGCCGCGGCCTCGCCCGAGGAGCTGCTGGGTATGAAGCCGGACGGCGTCGTGATCGCCGCCGCCACGGCATCGCACCCCGAGCTGCTGCTCGCCGCGGCCGACGCCGGCCTGCCGGTCTTCTGCGAGAAGCCGCTCGCCACCCGGATCGACGACGGGGTGGATGTGGCGAGCAAGCTCGCCGGGCGTGACGAGCGCGTGCACATCGGCTTCCCGCGCCGGTTCGACGCCGGGTTCGTGGCGGCCCGCGCCGCCGTGCAGGCCGGCGACCTCGGCCGGGTGTTCGCCGTCCGGGCGACCACCCTGGACCCGGCGCCGCCGAGCGCCGACTACATCAGGACCTCGGGCGGCATCTTCCGCGACTGCGGCGTCCACGACTTCGACGCCCTGCGCTGGGTGACCGGCCGCGAGGTCGTCGAGGTCTACGCCACCGGCGACGTGTACGGCGACCCGGTCTTCGCCGAGTCCGGCGACGTCTCCACCGGACAGGTCGTCCTGACCCTGGACAACGGCTCGCAGGCGGTCGTCACCAACTCCCGGTACAACCGGCGGGGCTACGACGTACGGATGGAGCTGCACGGCGACGCCGACTCGATCGCGGTCGGCCTCGACACCGGATTGCCGCTGCGGTCGGTCGAGCCGGATGTGCACTTCCCCGGCGGCCGGCTGCACGAGACGTTCATGGACCGCCTCGCGCCCGCGTTCCGGGCCGAGCTGACCGCGTTCACCGAGCTGGTCGCGGGCACCCGCGAGACCCCGTGCTCGGTGAGCGACGCACTGGCCGCCGACTGGATCGCCGAGGCCGCGACGCTCTCGCTGCGCTCGCACCGCTCCGTCCGTCTCGACGAGGTGACCCGCTGATGCCCGCTCCCAGGATCGCCGGTGCGCCCATCTCGTGGGGAGTCTGCGAGGTCCCCGGCTGGGGATTCCAGCTCGACCCGGACCGGGTGCTCACCGAGATGCGTGAGGTCGGCCTGGTCGCGACCGAGTTCGGCCCGGAGGGCTTCCTGCCCGACGCCCCGGACGCGAAGGCCGCGACGCTGCAGCGGTACGGCCTGCACGCGGTGGGCGGGTTCACCCCGACCCTGCTGCACGTCCCCGAGCACGATCC is from Pseudonocardia autotrophica and encodes:
- a CDS encoding ABC transporter permease → MSVATPPATTPPKPGPERVQRSLGARALARPEIGATAAAIAIFVFFFVLAPPFRSVEALSTVLYSASTIGIVALGVALLMIGGEFDLSSGVAVTAAALSSAMISFQLSLNVWVGAAVSLVIALAIGFVNGWLLVRTKLPSFLITLSTFFVLQGVNLGVTKLVTGTVATSNISTMDGFTSAKAFFAGDVPLGFMTVKMSVIWWLVFVAIASWLLLRTRTGNWIFAVGGNQDSARAVGVPVARVKIGLFMGVALMAWFLGQHLLFNFATVQAGLGVGNELIYIVAAVVGGALLTGGFGSAAGSALGAFIFGMTTQGIVYAGWDPNWFKAFLGVMLLLAVLVNLYVKTSATRRK
- a CDS encoding ATP-binding cassette domain-containing protein; this encodes MTTDTSDTTGTNETTERRSPVPLVQLSGVGKAYGAIRALEGVDLTVHAGEVTCVLGDNGAGKSTLIKIISGLHPHTEGTLSVHGEQVRLSSPRQALDLGIATVYQDLAVVSLMEVWRNFFLGSELRKGRYPLAPLDIPKMREIADTELGKMGIHVKDINQPIGTLSGGQRQCVAIARAVYFGARVLILDEPTAALGVKQSGVVLKYTAAARDAGLGVVFITHNPHHANLVGDRFMILKLGRQVLDRRRSEVSLEELTAEMAGGQELAELAHELKR
- a CDS encoding Gfo/Idh/MocA family protein; this encodes MKIGLIGLGRIGAFHAQTLAGLDAVDELIVTDARSDAIAAVAAGTGAVAAASPEELLGMKPDGVVIAAATASHPELLLAAADAGLPVFCEKPLATRIDDGVDVASKLAGRDERVHIGFPRRFDAGFVAARAAVQAGDLGRVFAVRATTLDPAPPSADYIRTSGGIFRDCGVHDFDALRWVTGREVVEVYATGDVYGDPVFAESGDVSTGQVVLTLDNGSQAVVTNSRYNRRGYDVRMELHGDADSIAVGLDTGLPLRSVEPDVHFPGGRLHETFMDRLAPAFRAELTAFTELVAGTRETPCSVSDALAADWIAEAATLSLRSHRSVRLDEVTR